A stretch of Metabacillus sp. FJAT-52054 DNA encodes these proteins:
- the hemW gene encoding radical SAM family heme chaperone HemW, with protein MVKAAYVHIPFCEYICHYCDFNKIFIQNQPVELYLDYLQTEIVRVMQTHDKQELDTIFIGGGTPTALNEAQLTQLMTTISRHLLPSNKNIEFTVEANPGDLSYEKMRLLKSFGVNRFSIGVQSFEDRLLEKIGRVHRKNDVLRTVEDAKKAGFDNLSIDLMFGLPGQTAEDFERTLDLALALDVQHFSAYSLIIEPKTVFYNLVQKGRLPLPPQEEEARMYELLMSRMEQAGFNQYEISNFSLPFMESLHNLTYWNNEEYFGFGAGAHGYVNGMREVNAGPLKKYMALIDESGSPITTRHKVTEAERMEEELFLGLRKTAGVSKQVFKQKFGQELTDVFKSPINEQKQKGLLEEDESSIFLSVQGRLLGNEVFQSFIGLS; from the coding sequence ATGGTGAAAGCAGCCTATGTCCATATCCCATTCTGTGAATACATCTGCCATTACTGCGATTTTAATAAGATCTTCATCCAAAACCAGCCGGTGGAATTGTATCTTGACTATTTGCAAACGGAAATTGTCCGGGTAATGCAAACACACGATAAACAGGAGCTTGATACCATTTTTATCGGCGGAGGAACTCCGACAGCGTTGAATGAGGCACAGCTTACACAGCTTATGACTACAATCAGCCGTCACCTTCTTCCTTCAAATAAGAACATTGAGTTTACGGTTGAGGCAAACCCGGGGGATCTCTCCTACGAGAAAATGAGACTTCTTAAAAGCTTTGGAGTCAATCGGTTCAGTATAGGGGTCCAGAGTTTTGAAGACCGTCTGCTCGAGAAAATTGGCAGAGTGCACCGTAAGAACGACGTGCTTAGAACAGTCGAGGATGCGAAAAAAGCCGGATTTGATAATTTGAGCATTGATTTGATGTTTGGTCTTCCAGGACAGACTGCAGAAGATTTTGAACGAACGCTGGATTTGGCATTGGCTCTTGATGTTCAGCATTTTTCCGCCTATTCGCTGATTATTGAACCAAAAACCGTATTTTATAATCTTGTGCAAAAAGGCAGGCTTCCTCTGCCCCCTCAGGAAGAAGAAGCTCGCATGTATGAGCTTTTAATGTCCAGAATGGAGCAAGCCGGCTTTAATCAATATGAAATCAGCAACTTTTCCCTGCCCTTTATGGAAAGCCTGCACAACCTGACATACTGGAATAATGAAGAATATTTTGGTTTTGGCGCAGGAGCTCACGGGTACGTAAATGGGATGAGGGAAGTAAATGCCGGTCCTTTGAAGAAGTACATGGCATTGATTGATGAGTCGGGTTCCCCTATTACGACAAGGCATAAAGTAACGGAAGCTGAACGAATGGAAGAAGAGCTATTCCTCGGTCTTCGTAAAACTGCAGGTGTCAGCAAGCAAGTATTTAAACAAAAATTCGGTCAGGAACTGACGGATGTTTTTAAAAGCCCAATAAACGAGCAAAAGCAAAAAGGACTCCTTGAAGAAGATGAGTCAAGCATCTTTCTTTCCGTTCAGGGCAGGCTTCTCGGCAATGAGGTGTTCCAGTCATTTATAGGGCTTTCTTAA
- the lepA gene encoding translation elongation factor 4, whose protein sequence is MNNPDKFKRQSKIRNFSIIAHIDHGKSTLADRILEKTSAITQREMKAQLLDSMDLERERGITIKLNAVQLTYKAKDGEEYIFHLIDTPGHVDFTYEVSRSLAACEGAVLVVDAAQGIEAQTLANVYLALDNNLEILPVINKIDLPSAEPERVRKEIEDVIGLDASEAVLASAKAGIGIEEILEQVVEKVPAPTGDPEGPLQAMIFDSLYDSYRGVVAYIRIMEGTVKVGQKIKMMATGKEFEVLELGVFTPKAVMKDELTVGDVGFLTAAIKNVGDTRVGDTITSAKNGAAEPLPGYRRLNPMVYCGLYPIDTAKYNDLREALEKLELNDSALQYEPETSQALGFGFRCGFLGLLHMEIIQERIEREFNIDLITTAPSVIYTVFLTDGEELRIDNPSNMPDPQKIARVEEPYVKATVMVPNDYVGAVMELCQGKRGIFIDMQYLDEIRVSIVYEIPLSEIVYDFFDQLKSSTKGYASFDYELIGYKESKLVKMDILLNNETIDALSFIVHRDSAYDRGKVIVEKLKDLIPRQQFEVPIQAAIGQKIVARSTIKAMRKNVLAKCYGGDISRKRKLLEKQKEGKKRMKMVGSVEVPQEAFMAVLKMDDN, encoded by the coding sequence ATGAATAATCCGGATAAATTTAAAAGACAGTCTAAAATTCGTAATTTCTCAATAATTGCCCATATTGATCACGGAAAATCCACTTTAGCAGACAGGATCCTTGAGAAGACTTCGGCCATCACTCAACGGGAAATGAAAGCACAGCTTTTGGATTCAATGGATCTTGAACGGGAACGTGGAATAACGATTAAATTGAATGCCGTTCAGCTTACATATAAAGCTAAGGATGGCGAAGAATATATTTTCCACTTGATTGACACCCCTGGCCATGTCGATTTCACTTATGAAGTATCCCGAAGCCTTGCAGCATGCGAAGGTGCCGTGCTCGTTGTCGATGCAGCACAGGGAATTGAAGCTCAGACTCTTGCCAACGTGTATTTGGCGCTCGACAATAACCTTGAAATACTTCCAGTCATCAACAAAATCGACTTGCCAAGCGCAGAGCCTGAACGTGTTCGCAAGGAAATTGAGGATGTTATAGGTCTTGATGCATCAGAAGCGGTTCTCGCATCCGCAAAAGCAGGGATCGGCATTGAAGAGATTCTGGAGCAGGTTGTAGAAAAGGTTCCGGCTCCTACAGGAGATCCTGAGGGTCCACTTCAAGCAATGATTTTTGATTCTTTGTATGATTCATATCGCGGCGTCGTTGCTTACATCAGGATTATGGAAGGTACCGTAAAAGTCGGACAGAAAATTAAAATGATGGCTACCGGTAAAGAATTTGAAGTGCTTGAGCTTGGTGTGTTCACGCCAAAAGCGGTCATGAAGGACGAGCTTACGGTAGGGGATGTTGGATTCCTTACAGCAGCCATCAAAAACGTCGGGGATACCCGTGTGGGTGATACCATTACCAGTGCGAAAAATGGTGCTGCCGAGCCGCTTCCAGGCTACCGCAGACTAAATCCGATGGTTTATTGCGGTCTTTATCCGATTGACACAGCCAAGTACAATGATTTACGGGAAGCGCTTGAAAAATTGGAATTGAATGATTCCGCACTTCAATATGAGCCGGAAACGTCACAGGCACTTGGCTTTGGTTTCCGCTGCGGATTCCTTGGACTTCTTCATATGGAAATCATCCAGGAGCGTATTGAACGTGAATTCAATATCGATTTAATTACCACAGCACCAAGTGTTATTTACACCGTGTTTTTGACAGATGGAGAAGAGCTTAGAATTGATAATCCGTCCAATATGCCTGATCCTCAGAAAATTGCCCGTGTAGAAGAGCCATATGTAAAAGCAACCGTTATGGTTCCAAATGATTATGTTGGAGCCGTTATGGAGCTTTGCCAGGGCAAACGCGGAATTTTTATTGACATGCAGTACCTGGATGAAATCCGAGTGAGCATCGTATATGAAATCCCGCTATCAGAAATTGTGTACGATTTCTTTGATCAGCTGAAGTCCAGTACAAAAGGATATGCTTCATTCGATTATGAACTAATTGGATATAAGGAATCCAAGCTCGTTAAAATGGATATCCTGCTTAATAACGAAACAATTGATGCTTTATCCTTTATCGTTCACCGCGACAGTGCATATGACAGAGGAAAAGTGATTGTAGAAAAATTAAAAGATCTCATCCCGCGCCAGCAGTTCGAGGTGCCTATTCAAGCAGCGATCGGTCAGAAAATTGTGGCTCGTTCTACCATTAAAGCTATGAGAAAGAACGTTCTGGCTAAATGTTACGGCGGAGACATTTCCCGTAAAAGAAAACTTCTTGAAAAACAAAAAGAAGGTAAAAAGCGCATGAAAATGGTTGGTTCTGTTGAGGTACCGCAGGAAGCGTTTATGGCCGTTCTTAAAATGGATGATAACTAA
- a CDS encoding DUF3679 domain-containing protein, giving the protein MGKFMVKSILTAALLFIGVLMGMQLAGNGMKNLQGYDNPDMKSAFTVKNGGQNQDIEASVLGQSITSHDLETKRKQLESMEAFNPLSEAAKGISSGIENLFGKLISAVKGEKDKE; this is encoded by the coding sequence ATGGGAAAATTTATGGTGAAATCCATCCTTACTGCAGCCCTTCTTTTCATTGGTGTCTTAATGGGTATGCAGCTTGCCGGGAACGGGATGAAAAATCTTCAGGGATATGATAATCCTGATATGAAAAGTGCTTTTACTGTTAAAAATGGCGGACAAAATCAGGACATAGAGGCCTCCGTTCTCGGCCAATCCATTACAAGTCATGACCTGGAAACGAAAAGAAAGCAGCTCGAAAGCATGGAAGCCTTCAATCCCTTGTCGGAGGCAGCTAAAGGAATTTCCTCTGGTATTGAAAACCTTTTTGGCAAACTGATTTCCGCCGTGAAGGGGGAAAAGGATAAAGAGTAA
- a CDS encoding stage II sporulation protein P, which produces MKRTSTAPIMAINGTSIKKLFISAFLGLVFIFVLSGVLTSLKPQYRPASTSIHSLADGIAGEAFVYLLGTENHYFTQVLPEESKPADWSSMFLKLAASINLNDPRSLLGRELPGFSLYDSEIIVAGEGGNYSTIIPFESAPPEEVQLQEREASIEELRKASAKSEGTVKPPVHSTGEKKVVYIYSTHNTESYLPLFKNPSKDPDDAFHKSANVTLVGKMLADELEAQGVGTRFEQKDIQKILKDRKMKYSQSYTAARPVVQEAMTSGKDLAYLIDIHRDSRPHAQTTVSIKGKPYAQLVFVVGGKNTNREKNIELAKSLHTKLSEKYPGLSKGVTLKIKNSNGLFNQDLSGNSLLMEFGGVDNNMEELRNTTKAVADVFSEFYWQAEKVQADVKTEKK; this is translated from the coding sequence ATGAAACGGACAAGCACAGCCCCTATCATGGCAATTAACGGGACAAGCATTAAAAAATTGTTTATATCGGCCTTTTTGGGCCTTGTATTTATTTTTGTTTTGTCGGGCGTCCTTACTTCATTAAAGCCCCAATACCGACCAGCTTCAACTTCCATTCACAGCCTCGCAGACGGTATTGCGGGCGAAGCATTCGTTTATTTACTGGGAACTGAGAATCATTACTTTACACAAGTGCTGCCGGAGGAAAGCAAGCCCGCTGATTGGTCATCCATGTTTTTGAAGCTCGCTGCAAGTATAAATCTGAATGATCCGCGGAGTTTGCTTGGAAGGGAGCTTCCCGGGTTTTCTTTATATGACAGTGAAATCATTGTTGCGGGTGAAGGCGGCAATTATAGTACGATTATTCCTTTTGAATCCGCACCTCCCGAAGAAGTGCAGCTTCAGGAACGGGAAGCATCAATTGAGGAGCTCCGCAAGGCTTCGGCAAAGTCAGAGGGTACGGTTAAGCCTCCCGTCCATAGTACTGGAGAAAAGAAAGTGGTTTATATCTACAGCACACACAATACGGAATCCTACCTGCCTCTGTTTAAAAATCCATCCAAGGACCCTGACGATGCCTTCCACAAAAGTGCGAACGTCACTCTTGTTGGGAAGATGCTTGCCGATGAACTGGAGGCTCAAGGAGTCGGGACGCGTTTTGAGCAAAAGGATATCCAGAAAATTTTAAAGGACAGGAAAATGAAATATAGCCAGTCCTATACAGCAGCAAGACCTGTCGTACAGGAAGCGATGACTTCCGGAAAAGATCTTGCGTACCTGATTGATATTCACCGTGATTCCCGACCTCATGCTCAGACGACGGTATCGATAAAGGGAAAACCCTATGCTCAGCTTGTATTTGTAGTCGGAGGGAAAAATACGAATCGTGAAAAAAACATAGAATTGGCTAAAAGCCTTCATACTAAACTTTCTGAAAAATACCCCGGGCTCAGTAAAGGGGTAACATTGAAGATAAAAAATTCGAACGGGCTTTTCAATCAGGATTTATCCGGTAATTCACTTCTTATGGAATTTGGGGGAGTGGATAATAATATGGAAGAGTTGAGAAATACGACTAAGGCCGTTGCTGATGTTTTCAGCGAATTTTACTGGCAGGCAGAAAAAGTTCAGGCTGACGTCAAAACGGAGAAGAAATAA
- the gpr gene encoding GPR endopeptidase: MSDSIDLGKYTVRTDLAIEARDLALEQQEKSQAQPNPSNQGEVKGIVVKERTEGEIKLTSVEINKEGEEATGKKAGNYLTIQADGIRQKDTDLQQEVIEVFAREFSKFIENLGIKKEASCLIAGLGNWNVTPDALGPIAAENLLVTRHLFELQPENVQEGYRPVSVISPGVMGLTGIETSDIILGVVNRIKPDFIIAIDALAARSIERVNATIQISDTGIHPGSGVGNKRKELSVETLGIPVIAIGIPTVVDAVTIASDTIDYILKHFGREMTQGDRPSRSLVPAGMSFGERKKLNEEDLPGEEHRQTYLGIIGTLPEEEKRALIQEVLNPLGHNLMVTPKEVDVFISDMANVIASGLNSALHGQIGHDNRGTYTH; encoded by the coding sequence ATGAGTGATTCGATTGATTTAGGAAAGTATACGGTCCGTACAGATCTTGCAATTGAAGCAAGGGACCTTGCCCTTGAACAGCAGGAAAAAAGCCAGGCTCAGCCTAATCCTTCAAATCAGGGCGAAGTGAAGGGGATCGTGGTTAAGGAGCGTACAGAGGGGGAAATTAAGCTTACTTCTGTAGAAATAAATAAAGAAGGTGAAGAGGCTACAGGTAAAAAGGCCGGCAATTATTTAACCATTCAGGCAGACGGAATCAGACAAAAGGATACAGATCTCCAGCAGGAGGTAATCGAAGTATTTGCAAGGGAATTCAGCAAATTTATTGAAAACCTCGGAATTAAGAAAGAGGCCTCATGCCTGATTGCGGGTTTAGGGAACTGGAATGTTACACCCGACGCACTTGGACCGATTGCAGCAGAAAATCTTCTTGTGACGAGGCATTTATTTGAGCTTCAGCCTGAAAATGTCCAAGAGGGCTACCGTCCAGTCAGCGTCATCTCTCCTGGAGTAATGGGACTTACGGGAATTGAAACGAGCGACATTATTTTAGGGGTTGTCAATCGGATTAAGCCTGATTTTATTATTGCAATTGATGCGCTTGCGGCAAGATCAATTGAGCGGGTAAACGCGACGATTCAAATCTCGGATACAGGGATCCACCCGGGATCGGGCGTAGGAAACAAACGAAAAGAATTAAGCGTGGAAACACTTGGAATTCCAGTGATTGCAATTGGTATACCGACCGTGGTGGACGCAGTCACCATTGCGAGCGATACCATCGATTATATACTGAAGCATTTTGGCAGAGAGATGACACAGGGAGACCGTCCATCCAGGTCGCTCGTTCCAGCGGGAATGTCTTTTGGCGAGCGCAAAAAATTAAATGAAGAAGATCTTCCCGGAGAGGAACATCGCCAAACTTATTTAGGGATTATCGGAACGCTCCCTGAGGAAGAAAAGCGGGCACTCATTCAGGAAGTGTTAAATCCTCTTGGTCATAATCTGATGGTTACACCAAAGGAAGTGGACGTATTTATCAGTGATATGGCCAATGTCATTGCGAGCGGCTTAAATTCTGCTCTCCATGGCCAAATTGGACATGATAATAGAGGCACCTACACACACTAG
- the rpsT gene encoding 30S ribosomal protein S20, which produces MPNIKSAIKRVKTNDQRRAHNATLKSSMRTAIKRVESLVVNNDADNAKTALQEAAKRIDKAAQSGIIHKNTASRYKSRLTKQVNGLSA; this is translated from the coding sequence ATGCCAAATATTAAATCTGCTATTAAACGTGTAAAAACAAATGATCAGCGCCGCGCTCATAACGCAACACTTAAGTCTTCTATGCGTACTGCAATCAAAAGAGTTGAGTCACTAGTTGTTAACAACGATGCTGACAATGCAAAAACTGCTCTTCAAGAAGCTGCTAAAAGAATTGACAAAGCTGCTCAAAGCGGAATCATCCACAAAAACACTGCTTCTCGCTACAAATCCCGTTTGACTAAACAAGTTAACGGATTGTCCGCGTAA
- the holA gene encoding DNA polymerase III subunit delta, giving the protein MVLQFWKRINTKKLSPVYLLIGTETYLMEQSVKKLIAAALQEDEKDFNFSIYDMEETAVETAIEDAETLPFMGEKRVVLLKNPSFLTGEKKKEKIEHNTERFEQYLKEPAPYTVLIVQAPYEKLDERKKISKALKKNAVIGEAKSLSEQELIQWTHTLAAAEETELESDAAEHLVSLTSGSLMMMDQEIHKLSAYTGPGGVITKSLVDELTARTLEQNIFELINHVTARKADLALQVLHDLLKANEEPIKILSLISSQFRLILQVKQLSAGGYGQPQIASTLKVHPFRIKLAAQQASSFSEEELKQLMKRLADADYGMKTGGMEKVLILELFLIQLAKPRK; this is encoded by the coding sequence ATTGTGCTGCAGTTTTGGAAACGGATCAATACTAAAAAACTGTCTCCGGTTTATTTACTGATCGGGACAGAAACATATCTTATGGAACAATCGGTGAAAAAATTGATAGCCGCTGCTCTCCAAGAAGATGAGAAGGATTTTAATTTCTCTATTTATGATATGGAAGAAACAGCTGTCGAAACGGCTATTGAAGATGCCGAAACTCTTCCTTTTATGGGAGAAAAACGGGTGGTTCTCCTTAAGAATCCGTCATTTCTAACGGGAGAAAAGAAAAAAGAAAAAATAGAGCACAATACAGAGAGATTTGAGCAATACCTTAAAGAACCCGCCCCCTATACTGTTTTAATCGTACAAGCTCCATATGAAAAATTAGACGAGCGCAAAAAGATTTCAAAGGCCTTAAAGAAGAATGCTGTGATCGGTGAGGCTAAATCTTTATCGGAACAAGAGCTCATCCAATGGACGCATACCCTGGCTGCGGCAGAGGAAACAGAGCTGGAATCTGATGCAGCAGAACACCTCGTTTCCTTAACGAGCGGAAGTCTGATGATGATGGATCAGGAGATTCACAAGCTTTCTGCTTATACCGGACCAGGAGGGGTCATTACCAAATCACTTGTGGACGAGCTGACTGCGAGAACTCTTGAACAAAATATTTTTGAATTGATTAATCATGTGACTGCTAGAAAAGCAGACCTCGCTCTTCAAGTCCTCCACGATTTATTGAAGGCAAATGAAGAACCGATAAAAATTCTTTCCCTTATTTCCTCGCAATTCCGTCTGATTCTCCAAGTGAAGCAGCTGAGTGCAGGAGGTTATGGCCAGCCGCAGATTGCCAGTACGTTAAAGGTGCATCCTTTTAGAATAAAGCTCGCTGCACAGCAGGCATCGTCGTTTTCTGAAGAAGAACTAAAGCAGTTGATGAAGCGTCTTGCCGATGCAGATTACGGGATGAAAACAGGCGGGATGGAAAAGGTATTAATTTTGGAGCTGTTCTTAATACAGCTTGCAAAGCCGCGAAAATAA
- a CDS encoding YqzM family protein — MNEFEKNVQSKRNDAVDSGVGFAVSFGFFATLFIIATVIKLVAS; from the coding sequence GTGAATGAATTTGAGAAAAATGTGCAGAGTAAACGAAATGATGCTGTAGATTCAGGAGTTGGATTTGCTGTTTCCTTCGGATTTTTTGCAACCCTTTTCATTATTGCAACAGTCATTAAGCTTGTTGCATCCTGA
- a CDS encoding DNA internalization-related competence protein ComEC/Rec2, translating to MNYVLCAAASVIAVISVRYHMEWTGFLLLLGGCLLHVSKKRVIGSVLAAAMFLFFLCLSSYHSHHSQSSLREGAFTGRGMMTVHPVTDGDRFSARIRLDNHETVALRLLIPNEAMKQKLQTIKGGMSCQVKGMLEPPLNSTIPNGFNYKEYLEAQSIHWILSSSSISNCMTGSSPEAALLNWRSEGLILILRYFSPESAGIVQALIFGEREWISQETEKAYQRIGLTHLLAISGMQVALIAAAGRYFLMRMGLSRETSALLLFILLPSYLILAGGSPSVVRAVLAAELYFLFLLLKWPIHPLKLLSLLFLLWLASSPLNLFLAGFQLTFIISFCILLSAAIFNTFSGRIHVQNLFLTFLSMISTMPLILSSFWEMSLLSLIVNFFYVPYYSFILMPLSLISFFMACMKIPFWQGGIRIADLVIDWTNRITEFIAAADPFLLNMGKPSSFLILCYTAGVIYCFWSMEKGIKKTIGAISLLAGLLIIDFILPYIDPNGSVTFLDVGQGDCVVIELPYNKGTFLIDTGGKIVFQEENAEWRHQREKKRLSDYTLLPYLSSKGISRIDTVFLSHADQDHTGEYLNILNNITIGELIVPEGFVRDQTDRILIEKTVQKGIAVKTARGQQVIKKAGIDFQVLWPLKWSDSKNEDSLVLRFSLGGKRWLLTGDLEKEGEAFMLKTDQQMNIDVLKAGHHGSKFSTSADMLERIQPSAAIISAGRKNRYGHPHLEVLKRLKQDGIKTLRTDTGGTIQFLFNGKTGTFINHPPYDVVNPGSKKNRD from the coding sequence GTGAATTACGTATTATGTGCAGCTGCCTCTGTCATTGCCGTTATCTCAGTCCGATACCATATGGAATGGACAGGTTTCCTCCTCTTATTGGGAGGATGCCTGCTCCATGTATCGAAAAAGAGGGTGATCGGAAGTGTCCTGGCTGCTGCAATGTTTTTATTCTTTCTGTGTTTATCCTCGTACCACAGCCATCATAGCCAAAGCAGTCTCCGTGAGGGAGCCTTTACAGGAAGAGGAATGATGACCGTTCATCCTGTTACAGATGGAGATCGTTTCAGCGCTAGAATTAGGCTTGATAACCATGAAACGGTCGCCTTGCGGTTGCTAATTCCTAATGAAGCCATGAAGCAAAAACTCCAGACAATAAAGGGGGGGATGAGCTGTCAGGTGAAGGGGATGCTTGAGCCTCCTCTAAATTCAACCATTCCAAACGGCTTTAATTATAAGGAGTACTTGGAGGCGCAATCGATTCACTGGATATTATCGTCATCCAGTATAAGTAACTGCATGACTGGTTCCTCTCCCGAAGCTGCCTTGCTTAATTGGAGATCTGAGGGGCTGATACTCATTCTACGGTATTTTTCGCCAGAATCCGCAGGAATCGTTCAGGCTCTTATATTTGGAGAGCGGGAATGGATCAGCCAGGAAACAGAAAAGGCTTATCAAAGAATCGGCCTCACTCATTTGCTGGCTATCTCAGGCATGCAGGTTGCTTTAATTGCCGCAGCGGGCAGGTATTTCCTAATGAGAATGGGGTTAAGCAGAGAAACTTCTGCCCTCCTGCTCTTTATTCTGCTTCCTTCCTATTTGATTTTGGCAGGCGGATCGCCATCAGTAGTAAGAGCCGTCTTGGCAGCAGAGCTCTATTTTCTGTTTCTTCTTTTAAAATGGCCGATTCATCCTCTAAAGCTGCTGTCATTACTATTTCTTTTATGGCTCGCTTCCAGTCCCTTGAACTTATTTTTAGCTGGATTTCAGCTCACATTCATTATTAGTTTTTGTATATTGCTGTCTGCTGCAATATTTAATACGTTCAGCGGAAGAATTCATGTTCAGAATTTGTTTCTCACCTTCTTATCCATGATTTCCACAATGCCCCTCATCTTATCTTCTTTTTGGGAAATGTCCCTCCTCAGCTTAATCGTCAATTTCTTCTATGTTCCATACTATTCATTCATCTTAATGCCACTGTCTCTTATTTCTTTTTTTATGGCTTGCATGAAAATTCCGTTTTGGCAGGGCGGGATCCGTATCGCAGACTTGGTGATTGATTGGACAAACAGGATAACCGAATTTATTGCTGCTGCCGATCCCTTTCTTCTCAATATGGGAAAACCCTCAAGCTTTCTCATACTATGTTATACGGCAGGGGTCATCTATTGTTTTTGGTCAATGGAAAAAGGGATAAAAAAAACGATCGGGGCCATTTCCCTTTTAGCCGGGCTGCTGATCATAGATTTCATCCTTCCATATATAGATCCGAATGGATCGGTAACATTTTTGGATGTTGGACAAGGGGATTGCGTGGTCATTGAACTGCCTTATAATAAGGGAACGTTTTTAATTGATACCGGAGGGAAAATCGTATTTCAAGAAGAGAATGCGGAGTGGAGGCATCAGAGGGAGAAAAAACGGCTTTCAGATTATACACTGCTTCCCTATTTATCATCTAAAGGAATTTCAAGGATAGATACAGTTTTCCTTAGTCATGCAGACCAGGACCATACAGGCGAATACTTAAACATACTGAACAATATCACCATAGGGGAGCTTATCGTACCGGAAGGGTTTGTCCGCGATCAAACCGACCGAATTCTTATTGAAAAAACCGTTCAAAAAGGAATAGCAGTGAAAACTGCCAGAGGGCAGCAGGTCATTAAAAAAGCAGGAATCGATTTTCAGGTCCTTTGGCCGCTTAAGTGGAGTGATAGCAAAAATGAAGATTCACTCGTCCTGCGATTTAGTCTTGGGGGGAAGCGGTGGCTTCTAACAGGGGATTTGGAGAAGGAAGGTGAGGCTTTCATGCTAAAAACAGATCAGCAAATGAATATTGATGTTTTAAAAGCCGGCCACCATGGCAGTAAGTTTTCAACCTCTGCTGACATGCTGGAGAGGATTCAGCCTTCCGCTGCGATTATATCTGCAGGAAGGAAAAACCGGTATGGACATCCCCATCTCGAAGTTCTGAAAAGGCTAAAACAAGATGGAATCAAGACACTCCGAACGGATACTGGGGGGACCATCCAATTCCTTTTTAACGGAAAAACAGGAACCTTTATCAACCATCCTCCATACGATGTAGTAAACCCGGGCAGCAAAAAAAATAGAGACTGA
- a CDS encoding ComE operon protein 2 codes for MNRISWDQYFMAQSHLLALRSTCTRLAVGATIVREKRMIAGGYNGSIAGGDHCIDSGCYCIDGHCVRTIHAEMNAILQCAKFGVPTKDAEIYVTHFPCLQCCKAIIQAGIQSVFYSADYKNHPYAIELFQQAGVKVKQVEHRQLESMKGTEKDELLTDLLSRLKELVEDESEMDELKRRADRIMSGS; via the coding sequence ATGAATCGCATTTCATGGGATCAATATTTTATGGCGCAAAGCCATTTGCTGGCACTTAGAAGTACATGCACCAGGCTCGCGGTCGGGGCGACCATCGTACGTGAAAAAAGAATGATAGCAGGAGGGTACAATGGGTCCATTGCTGGTGGAGATCATTGTATTGATTCAGGATGCTATTGTATAGACGGCCATTGTGTGAGAACTATTCACGCCGAAATGAATGCCATATTACAATGTGCAAAATTTGGCGTGCCGACAAAGGATGCAGAAATCTATGTGACCCATTTTCCTTGCCTGCAGTGCTGCAAAGCAATAATTCAAGCTGGTATACAATCGGTTTTTTACTCTGCAGATTACAAGAATCATCCGTATGCCATTGAGCTTTTCCAGCAGGCAGGTGTAAAAGTTAAGCAGGTTGAGCACAGACAGCTGGAAAGCATGAAAGGCACAGAAAAGGACGAGCTGCTGACGGATTTGCTCAGCCGGTTAAAAGAGCTTGTGGAAGATGAGTCGGAAATGGACGAATTGAAAAGAAGGGCTGACCGGATTATGTCAGGGTCCTGA
- a CDS encoding helix-hairpin-helix domain-containing protein: protein MDFIQKYKVLLIAGSLILLAGVFFMFSRELPDKAEKAQEIPAEAEIQAASEAEVFNEPEAQKKTSAKKEGFMVDVKGSVQRPGVYELWEGSRVKDAVEHAGGLLESADGKLINLAAVLEDGTAIYIPAKGETAEAEPSQGIGTAHGNASPDSKKVNLNTAALEDLQTLPGIGPSKAEAILAYRDENGKFKSEDELKEVSGIGDKTYEKLKDLIQVN, encoded by the coding sequence ATGGATTTTATTCAGAAGTATAAGGTGCTTTTGATTGCAGGGTCTCTCATTCTGCTGGCCGGGGTATTTTTTATGTTTTCAAGAGAACTGCCGGATAAGGCTGAAAAAGCTCAGGAGATTCCTGCAGAAGCTGAAATTCAGGCTGCCAGTGAAGCGGAAGTCTTCAATGAGCCAGAAGCTCAAAAGAAAACGAGCGCTAAAAAGGAAGGTTTTATGGTGGATGTAAAAGGATCTGTCCAGCGGCCGGGAGTTTATGAATTATGGGAAGGCTCCAGGGTGAAGGATGCGGTTGAGCATGCAGGAGGATTATTGGAATCTGCAGATGGAAAGCTAATTAATTTAGCTGCGGTTTTAGAGGATGGTACAGCCATTTATATACCGGCAAAGGGAGAAACAGCTGAAGCAGAGCCGTCTCAGGGAATCGGCACTGCGCACGGCAATGCTTCACCAGATTCAAAAAAGGTTAATCTGAACACTGCCGCTTTGGAAGATCTGCAGACACTTCCGGGGATTGGCCCGTCTAAAGCGGAAGCTATTTTAGCATACAGGGATGAAAATGGGAAGTTTAAATCGGAAGATGAATTAAAAGAGGTTTCAGGAATCGGAGATAAGACGTATGAAAAGCTAAAAGATTTGATACAGGTCAATTAA